One Cryobacterium roopkundense genomic region harbors:
- a CDS encoding NAD-dependent epimerase/dehydratase family protein, translating into MGKNALVIGGSGQLGVAAANRLARAGWDVTVAHRGQPPAGPTSATTATRSIRLDHADTGALLAAARGQDLVLDTAAFDADNATQLAGLAGDVGSLVVISTGMLYELAPDAAPLAEDAPVIAGAGMSYPAAKARLERALFRVHDLPVSILRPGAIHGPHTTELREWFFIKRVFDGRSTALLAEDGGRPLSTSAAANVAQLILLCAEQPGRRVLNAVDDGAHSPAEIGRAIFELMRHDAEVRTFAGPPVNGVGATPWDHWQSGVLSMSAAREQLGYRPAVSYLDSLTADIRWATDAVTAAQERGETWRQVFTHTAARRGERDWFRYAAEDACAA; encoded by the coding sequence ATGGGCAAGAATGCGCTTGTCATCGGGGGATCCGGTCAGCTGGGGGTGGCGGCCGCGAACAGACTCGCGCGCGCGGGCTGGGATGTGACCGTGGCGCACCGCGGTCAGCCGCCGGCCGGCCCGACGAGCGCGACGACCGCGACGCGAAGTATCCGCTTGGATCACGCCGACACCGGGGCGCTGCTCGCGGCCGCCCGCGGGCAAGATCTCGTGCTCGACACGGCGGCCTTCGACGCCGACAATGCCACGCAGCTCGCGGGCCTCGCCGGCGACGTGGGATCCCTCGTGGTCATCAGCACCGGAATGCTCTACGAACTCGCGCCGGACGCGGCGCCGCTTGCCGAGGATGCCCCGGTGATCGCCGGGGCGGGCATGAGCTACCCGGCTGCCAAGGCGCGCCTGGAGCGGGCGCTGTTTCGGGTGCACGACCTGCCCGTGAGCATCCTGCGCCCTGGCGCGATCCACGGCCCGCACACGACGGAGTTACGCGAATGGTTCTTCATCAAGCGCGTGTTCGACGGGCGCAGCACCGCCCTGCTCGCCGAGGACGGCGGCCGCCCCCTCAGCACCTCGGCAGCGGCCAACGTGGCGCAGCTGATCCTGCTGTGCGCTGAACAGCCCGGGCGACGGGTGCTCAACGCGGTCGACGACGGCGCTCACTCCCCCGCCGAGATCGGGCGGGCCATTTTCGAGCTGATGCGCCACGACGCCGAGGTGCGCACGTTCGCGGGCCCACCCGTGAACGGCGTGGGCGCGACCCCCTGGGATCACTGGCAGTCCGGGGTGCTGAGCATGAGCGCCGCCAGGGAACAGCTCGGCTACCGGCCTGCCGTGAGCTACCTCGACAGCCTGACCGCAGACATCCGCTGGGCAACGGATGCTGTGACCGCGGCCCAGGAGCGCGGCGAGACCTGGCGGCAGGTCTTCACGCACACGGCGGCGCGGCGCGGCGAGCGCGACTGGTTTCGCTACGCCGCGGAAGACGCCTGCGCGGCCTGA
- a CDS encoding sulfite exporter TauE/SafE family protein → MWITILVLVAVFVGSSMQRITGMGFALVAAPFLVLLLGPVDGIILVNACGVLTAGLILPRVFRHVDWRRCAVLSGFALLGIVPGAVVVQHVPGAWLQVSIGLLLIAALTVSVSLRRATLRDSPGVRAAAGAASGFMNATAGVGGPAVSIYAMATHWSQRGFAATMQPYFLTIGVASLVAKLVFGGAEPPQLGILTWLLIAAACVAGLLLGEFLARVIEPHVARRMLVVIAYVGAAGTIVRGFTQL, encoded by the coding sequence ATGTGGATAACGATTTTGGTGCTCGTGGCGGTGTTCGTGGGCTCCAGCATGCAGCGGATCACGGGCATGGGCTTCGCCCTCGTGGCCGCGCCTTTCCTGGTGCTGCTACTCGGACCCGTTGACGGGATCATCCTCGTGAACGCCTGCGGCGTGCTGACCGCCGGGCTGATCCTGCCGCGCGTCTTTCGGCACGTGGACTGGCGACGCTGCGCCGTGCTCTCGGGCTTCGCGCTGCTCGGCATCGTGCCCGGCGCCGTGGTCGTGCAGCACGTGCCAGGCGCATGGCTGCAGGTCTCCATCGGCCTGCTGCTCATTGCGGCGCTCACGGTGTCGGTGAGCCTGCGCCGGGCCACGCTTCGCGACAGCCCGGGCGTGCGGGCGGCGGCCGGCGCAGCGAGCGGGTTCATGAACGCGACGGCCGGCGTGGGCGGCCCGGCCGTGAGCATCTACGCGATGGCCACGCACTGGTCCCAGCGCGGATTCGCGGCCACCATGCAGCCCTACTTCCTCACCATCGGCGTGGCCTCACTCGTGGCGAAGCTCGTTTTCGGCGGCGCAGAGCCCCCACAGCTGGGCATCCTCACCTGGCTGCTGATCGCGGCCGCGTGCGTGGCCGGGCTACTACTCGGCGAGTTCCTCGCCCGGGTGATCGAGCCGCACGTCGCCAGGCGGATGCTCGTGGTCATCGCCTACGTCGGAGCTGCCGGAACCATCGTCCGCGGCTTCACCCAGCTTTGA
- a CDS encoding YbdD/YjiX family protein: MTVLEGVRKGVRAAAWYLRALLGEDAYDKYAAHHASIHALPGAEPVMTEREFWRDQTDRQDKNPQGRCC, translated from the coding sequence ATGACCGTGCTCGAGGGCGTGCGCAAGGGGGTGCGAGCCGCGGCCTGGTACCTCCGGGCGCTGCTCGGGGAAGACGCCTACGACAAGTACGCCGCGCATCACGCGTCGATTCACGCCCTGCCGGGCGCCGAGCCGGTCATGACCGAGCGCGAGTTCTGGCGCGACCAGACCGATCGCCAGGACAAGAACCCGCAGGGCCGCTGCTGCTGA
- a CDS encoding carbon starvation CstA family protein, with amino-acid sequence MGALPRTSEDSAEKADKLELVPGDLPVALDTEVHDAEDRGWTPLKIAIWAAISLLGGVSWTMLAIVRGETVNAIWFVFAAICTYLIGYRFYSKFIEKHLLKPDDRRATPAEYKADGKDFAVTDRRVLFGHHFAAIAGAGPLVGPVLAAQMGYLPGTIWIIVGVIAAGAVQDYLILYFSMRRGGRSLGQMARDELGLIGGTAALIATLVIMVIIVAILALVVTNALAESPWGVFSVGMTIPIALFMGCYLRFFRPGKITEISIIGFVLLIAAIVGGGAVAGTEWGAAFFTLDKVTIAWGIIIYGFIAAILPVWLLLAPRDYLSTFMKIGTIGMLAVAIVIIRPEIAAPAVSEFAANGGPVVSGSLFPFLFVTIACGALSGFHALIASGTTPKLIEKERQSRFIGYGGMLMESFVAIMALVAALSIDRGIYFAMNSSAALTGGTVQGAVTFVNSLGLTGVNLTAEMLTQTAKDVGEASIVSRTGGAPTLAVGLAHIMQQLIGGPAMMSFWYHFAIMFEALFILTAVDAGTRVARFMLQDTLGNFFPKFKHTSWRPGAWVATAIMVAAWGAVLLMGVTDPLGGINTLFPLFGIANQLLAAIALAVCMAIVAKRGLFRYLWVVAVPLGFAAVVTIYASFLKIFSTVPAVGYFANHKAFADALAAGETSFGTAPSVLAMEAVVRNTMIQGCLSILFVVLAIIVIFTAIQATVKAYRTGSNASSEDPPVQSLIYGPAGFVPTKAEKELDARWNALPADKKPAKTGH; translated from the coding sequence ATGGGCGCCCTGCCCCGCACGTCAGAGGATTCAGCCGAAAAAGCCGACAAGCTGGAACTTGTGCCGGGGGACCTGCCGGTCGCTCTCGACACCGAGGTCCACGACGCGGAGGACCGAGGCTGGACCCCGCTCAAGATCGCCATCTGGGCCGCCATCTCGCTGCTCGGCGGGGTGAGCTGGACCATGCTCGCCATCGTGCGCGGCGAGACGGTGAACGCGATCTGGTTCGTCTTCGCGGCAATCTGCACCTATCTCATCGGCTACCGCTTCTACTCGAAGTTCATCGAGAAACACCTGCTCAAACCCGATGACCGCCGCGCCACCCCCGCCGAGTACAAGGCAGACGGCAAGGACTTCGCTGTCACCGACCGCCGCGTGCTCTTCGGCCACCACTTCGCCGCCATCGCCGGCGCCGGCCCGCTCGTGGGCCCCGTCCTCGCCGCCCAGATGGGGTACCTCCCCGGAACCATCTGGATCATCGTCGGCGTGATCGCCGCCGGTGCCGTGCAGGATTACCTCATCCTCTATTTCTCCATGCGCCGCGGCGGGCGCTCGCTCGGCCAGATGGCCCGCGACGAACTCGGCCTCATCGGCGGCACCGCCGCCCTGATCGCCACCCTCGTGATCATGGTCATCATCGTGGCTATCCTCGCCCTTGTGGTGACCAACGCCCTCGCCGAGAGCCCGTGGGGCGTCTTCTCGGTGGGCATGACCATCCCGATCGCCCTGTTCATGGGCTGTTACCTGCGGTTCTTCCGTCCCGGCAAGATCACCGAGATCTCCATCATCGGCTTCGTGCTGCTCATCGCCGCGATCGTCGGCGGCGGCGCGGTCGCCGGCACCGAGTGGGGTGCCGCGTTCTTCACCCTCGACAAGGTCACCATCGCCTGGGGCATCATCATCTACGGTTTCATCGCCGCGATCCTGCCCGTGTGGCTGCTGCTCGCCCCGCGCGACTACCTTTCCACGTTCATGAAGATCGGCACGATCGGCATGCTCGCCGTGGCGATCGTCATCATCCGCCCCGAGATTGCGGCACCAGCCGTGAGCGAGTTCGCCGCCAACGGCGGACCCGTCGTGAGCGGAAGCCTGTTCCCGTTCCTGTTCGTCACCATCGCCTGCGGCGCCCTGTCGGGTTTCCACGCGCTGATCGCCTCGGGTACCACGCCGAAGCTCATTGAGAAGGAGCGCCAGAGCCGCTTCATCGGCTACGGCGGCATGCTGATGGAGTCCTTTGTGGCCATCATGGCGCTCGTCGCCGCTCTGTCGATCGACCGCGGCATCTATTTCGCAATGAACTCCTCGGCCGCCCTCACGGGTGGAACCGTTCAGGGTGCCGTCACCTTCGTGAACAGCCTCGGCCTCACCGGCGTCAACCTCACGGCCGAGATGCTCACCCAGACCGCCAAGGACGTGGGAGAGGCAAGCATCGTCTCCCGCACCGGTGGCGCCCCCACCCTCGCTGTGGGTCTCGCCCACATCATGCAGCAGCTCATCGGCGGACCCGCCATGATGAGCTTCTGGTACCACTTCGCCATCATGTTCGAGGCGCTCTTCATCCTTACGGCAGTGGATGCCGGCACCCGCGTGGCCCGCTTCATGCTGCAGGACACGCTTGGCAACTTCTTCCCGAAGTTCAAGCACACCAGCTGGCGCCCGGGGGCCTGGGTGGCCACAGCCATCATGGTCGCGGCATGGGGGGCGGTGCTCTTGATGGGAGTCACCGATCCTCTGGGCGGAATCAACACCCTGTTCCCGCTATTCGGCATCGCCAATCAGCTGCTCGCCGCGATCGCCTTGGCGGTGTGTATGGCCATCGTGGCCAAGCGCGGTCTGTTCAGATACCTGTGGGTTGTCGCCGTTCCGCTCGGTTTCGCCGCCGTGGTCACCATCTACGCCTCGTTCCTGAAGATCTTCTCGACCGTCCCGGCTGTGGGGTACTTCGCGAATCACAAGGCGTTCGCGGATGCGCTGGCTGCCGGGGAGACGAGCTTCGGCACCGCTCCATCCGTTCTGGCCATGGAGGCCGTGGTGCGCAACACGATGATTCAGGGTTGCCTGTCGATCCTATTCGTGGTGCTTGCCATCATCGTGATCTTCACCGCCATCCAGGCCACGGTGAAGGCATACCGCACAGGGTCGAACGCGAGCAGCGAAGACCCGCCCGTGCAGTCCCTGATCTACGGCCCGGCCGGCTTCGTTCCGACCAAGGCCGAGAAGGAGCTGGACGCACGCTGGAACGCTCTGCCGGCCGATAAGAAGCCCGCGAAGACGGGCCACTGA
- a CDS encoding glycine--tRNA ligase has translation MAAPTHLDAVIALARHRGFVFQAGEIYGGSRSAWDYGPLGVELKENIKKQWWRSMVTSRDDVVGLDSSVILPRQVWEASGHVEVFSDPLIECTSCHKRFRADHLEEQYEEKKGRPPENGLDDIPCPNCGNRHIWTEPRAFSGLLKTYLGPVDDEAGMHYLRPETAQGIFVNFANVLQASRSKPPFGIGQIGKSFRNEITPGNFIFRTREFEQMEMEFFVEPGTDETWHQYWIDTRMAWYTGLGIRIENLRLFEHPAEKLSHYSKRTVDIEYRFGFVGSEFGELEGVANRGDFDLTTHAKASGKDLSYFDQTKNERWTPYVIEPAAGLTRSLMAFLVDAYHEEEVPNAKGGVDKRTVLKLDPRLAPVKAAILPLSRNEKLSPMARELAARLRESWNVDFDDAGAIGRRYRRQDEIGTPYCITVDFDSLDDQAVTVRDRDTMLQERVPLAELDAYLAVRLRGA, from the coding sequence GTGGCCGCCCCCACTCATCTCGACGCCGTCATTGCCCTCGCCCGCCACCGCGGGTTCGTCTTCCAAGCCGGTGAAATCTACGGTGGATCCCGCTCGGCGTGGGACTACGGACCCCTCGGCGTGGAGCTCAAAGAGAACATCAAGAAGCAGTGGTGGCGTTCGATGGTCACGAGCCGCGACGACGTGGTTGGCCTCGATTCCAGCGTGATCCTGCCTCGCCAGGTCTGGGAGGCATCCGGTCACGTCGAGGTCTTCAGCGACCCGCTGATCGAGTGCACGAGCTGCCACAAGCGTTTTCGCGCCGACCACCTCGAAGAGCAGTACGAGGAGAAGAAGGGCCGCCCGCCCGAGAACGGCCTCGACGACATCCCCTGCCCCAACTGCGGCAACCGCCACATCTGGACAGAGCCGCGCGCCTTCTCCGGCCTGCTGAAGACCTACCTCGGCCCGGTCGATGACGAGGCCGGCATGCACTACCTGCGCCCGGAGACGGCGCAGGGCATCTTCGTGAACTTCGCCAACGTGCTGCAGGCCTCGCGCTCGAAGCCCCCGTTCGGCATCGGCCAGATCGGCAAGAGCTTCCGCAACGAGATCACACCCGGAAACTTCATCTTCCGCACCCGCGAGTTCGAGCAGATGGAGATGGAATTCTTCGTCGAGCCCGGCACCGACGAGACCTGGCACCAGTACTGGATCGACACCCGCATGGCCTGGTACACCGGCCTCGGCATCCGCATCGAGAACCTGCGCCTGTTCGAACACCCCGCAGAGAAGCTGTCCCACTACTCCAAGCGCACCGTCGACATCGAGTACCGCTTCGGCTTCGTGGGCAGCGAGTTCGGCGAGCTCGAGGGCGTGGCGAACCGCGGCGACTTCGACCTCACCACGCATGCCAAGGCATCCGGTAAGGACCTGTCATACTTCGACCAGACCAAGAACGAGCGCTGGACGCCCTACGTGATCGAGCCGGCCGCCGGCCTGACACGTTCCCTGATGGCCTTTCTGGTTGACGCGTACCACGAGGAAGAAGTGCCCAACGCGAAGGGCGGCGTGGACAAGCGCACGGTGCTCAAGCTCGATCCGCGCCTCGCGCCGGTGAAGGCCGCCATTCTGCCGCTGTCGCGCAACGAGAAGCTCTCGCCGATGGCCCGCGAGCTCGCGGCCCGCCTGCGTGAGTCGTGGAACGTGGACTTCGACGACGCCGGCGCGATCGGCCGTCGTTACCGTCGCCAGGACGAGATCGGAACCCCGTACTGCATCACGGTGGACTTCGACTCGCTCGACGACCAGGCCGTCACGGTGCGCGACCGAGACACGATGCTGCAGGAGCGCGTGCCGCTCGCCGAGCTCGACGCGTACCTCGCGGTGCGCCTGCGCGGCGCGTAG
- a CDS encoding zinc-binding dehydrogenase, with amino-acid sequence MKAVYFEEFGERPVVRDVPEPVLSASGVIVRVEATGLCRSDWHGWLGHDADIALPHVPGHELVGVIDAIGPLVRRFRVGQRVTVPFVCACGECPECDSGNGQVCRNQTQPGFTHWGSYAERVALHHADFNLVAVPDDLDSGAAALLGCRFATSYRGVVKQARLQADETLVVVGCGGVGLSAVMIGRALGATVIAVDISESALEAASRVGATHTVNSAGLDDAEVIERIRSLTTDGSGAQVAVEALGRGNTVAIAIRSLAIRGRHVQIGLLDEDPRLPLGLVIAQELTILGSHGMAAAEYPDLLELVVSGRLRPQDLITARIPLAEAPAALAAMSAPNQHAGVTLIEFTSPGA; translated from the coding sequence ATGAAAGCGGTCTACTTCGAAGAGTTCGGCGAACGTCCCGTGGTGCGCGATGTGCCGGAACCCGTGCTCAGCGCCTCCGGCGTGATCGTGCGCGTGGAGGCCACCGGCCTGTGCCGCAGCGACTGGCACGGCTGGCTCGGCCACGACGCCGACATCGCCCTGCCGCACGTGCCCGGGCACGAGCTCGTGGGCGTCATCGACGCGATCGGCCCGCTCGTGCGCCGGTTCCGGGTGGGCCAGCGCGTCACGGTGCCGTTCGTGTGCGCCTGCGGCGAATGCCCTGAGTGTGACAGTGGCAACGGTCAGGTGTGCCGCAACCAGACCCAGCCCGGCTTCACTCACTGGGGTTCCTACGCCGAGCGCGTGGCGCTGCACCACGCCGATTTCAACCTCGTAGCGGTGCCAGACGACCTCGATTCCGGCGCGGCGGCCCTGCTCGGTTGCCGCTTCGCCACCTCGTATCGCGGCGTGGTGAAACAGGCTCGTCTGCAGGCCGATGAAACCCTCGTCGTGGTGGGCTGCGGCGGTGTCGGCCTGTCCGCCGTGATGATTGGGCGTGCCCTCGGCGCAACCGTCATCGCCGTCGACATCAGCGAGTCCGCCCTCGAGGCGGCTTCCCGGGTGGGCGCAACGCATACAGTCAACTCAGCCGGGCTCGATGACGCCGAGGTGATCGAGCGCATCCGCTCCCTCACCACCGATGGCTCGGGGGCGCAGGTCGCCGTCGAAGCCCTCGGCCGCGGCAACACTGTGGCCATCGCCATCCGCTCACTGGCCATTCGCGGTCGTCACGTGCAGATTGGTCTGCTCGACGAAGATCCGCGCCTGCCGCTCGGCCTCGTGATCGCGCAGGAACTCACCATTCTCGGCAGCCACGGCATGGCGGCGGCCGAATACCCTGACCTGCTCGAGCTCGTGGTCTCCGGCCGCTTGCGCCCGCAGGACCTGATCACGGCCCGCATCCCGCTCGCCGAGGCGCCAGCAGCCCTCGCCGCGATGTCGGCTCCCAATCAGCATGCCGGTGTCACCCTGATCGAGTTCACCTCCCCCGGGGCATAA
- a CDS encoding MurR/RpiR family transcriptional regulator, with protein sequence MSIQSTIHSMLPSMSPSIRRVADAILADPAVVLRQTISELAVTCSTSEPSVVRFCRTVGLTGYVQLRLELATEIGREAANAPGARRFGEDFGRGDSLADAVAKVRFTETMGIEETLDSLDMTVLDEVARTLDEASRILIYGVGAGAIVADDLRYKLFRIRRMAYSFDSAHEALIGASLMGQADVAIAFSHSGRTTETLEFLSKAREAGGTTIAVTNARSSPLTVQADHSLFTVVRETAFRSGAMASRIAQLALVDCMFVAVAQRSYETTIEALETTRQAVRGKKTPRKQPDQAD encoded by the coding sequence TTGAGCATCCAATCCACGATCCACTCGATGCTGCCGTCGATGTCGCCGTCGATCCGGCGGGTGGCCGACGCCATCCTCGCCGACCCCGCCGTTGTGCTTCGCCAGACCATCTCTGAGCTCGCCGTCACCTGCTCGACCTCCGAACCCTCAGTGGTGCGGTTCTGCCGCACGGTGGGTCTCACCGGCTACGTGCAGCTCCGCCTCGAGCTCGCCACCGAAATCGGCCGGGAGGCCGCCAACGCCCCCGGGGCGCGGCGCTTCGGGGAAGACTTCGGCCGAGGCGACTCCCTCGCCGACGCCGTCGCCAAGGTGCGGTTCACCGAGACGATGGGAATCGAGGAGACCCTCGACAGCCTCGATATGACGGTGCTCGATGAGGTGGCCCGAACACTCGATGAGGCCTCCCGCATCCTGATCTACGGGGTCGGTGCCGGGGCCATCGTCGCCGATGACCTGCGCTACAAGCTGTTCCGCATTAGGCGCATGGCGTACTCGTTCGACAGCGCGCACGAGGCCCTGATCGGCGCGTCGCTGATGGGCCAAGCGGATGTGGCCATCGCGTTTTCGCATAGCGGCCGCACCACCGAGACCCTTGAGTTTCTCAGCAAGGCGCGGGAGGCCGGCGGCACCACCATCGCCGTGACCAACGCCCGCTCGTCTCCCCTCACGGTTCAGGCCGACCACAGTCTGTTCACGGTTGTGCGCGAAACCGCGTTCCGCTCGGGAGCGATGGCCTCGCGCATCGCCCAGCTCGCCCTCGTGGACTGCATGTTCGTGGCAGTGGCGCAGCGCAGCTACGAGACCACGATCGAGGCACTCGAGACCACGCGCCAGGCCGTTCGCGGCAAGAAAACACCCCGCAAACAGCCGGATCAGGCAGACTGA
- a CDS encoding M20/M25/M40 family metallo-hydrolase: protein MIDVAELCAQLIRFDTTNHGEGHSTGERPLAEFISRLLTEAGYSPVILGPEPERASVVVRVEGHDRSLPGFLVHAHLDVVPAEPEQWSFDPFSGLVADGYIHGRGACDMKDMVAMTLATLLAWAEAGIRPRRDIVVAFVADEEDTGERGALWLVAEHPELFAGVEAAIGESGGSPILLDSVAGDTVRVYPIATAERGTLHIRVRAEGTSGHGSRPVPENAVMNLIPALQRVGEHRWPLVLTPTVRAYLEQTTAALGHSVDLCTEAGVDAAIDAMGEAGTVARATIRCSATPTVLRAGYKVNVIPGVAEADIDIRCLPGTEDDTMATIDRLLGEKVERTFLSHQSPVESPMDSTWFAAMEAALVRQDPQAVVVPMCMGGGTDAKAFARLGIHCYGFSPMGLDPDGRIHQGVHGVDERVPVESVRRGQLILQDFLTSL from the coding sequence ATGATCGATGTCGCCGAACTGTGTGCCCAGTTGATTCGTTTCGACACGACAAACCACGGCGAGGGGCACAGCACAGGCGAGCGCCCGCTCGCCGAATTCATCAGCCGGCTCCTCACCGAAGCCGGTTATTCGCCCGTCATTCTTGGGCCAGAGCCGGAGCGGGCATCCGTTGTCGTGCGCGTCGAAGGCCACGACCGCTCCCTGCCGGGCTTCCTCGTGCACGCGCACCTCGACGTGGTGCCGGCCGAACCCGAGCAGTGGAGCTTCGATCCCTTCTCCGGCCTAGTGGCCGACGGCTACATCCACGGGCGCGGCGCCTGTGACATGAAAGACATGGTGGCCATGACACTCGCTACCCTGCTGGCCTGGGCGGAAGCCGGAATTCGGCCGCGCCGGGACATCGTGGTGGCGTTCGTCGCCGACGAGGAGGACACCGGCGAGCGCGGCGCCCTCTGGCTCGTGGCCGAACACCCCGAGCTGTTCGCGGGCGTCGAGGCCGCGATCGGGGAATCCGGTGGGAGCCCGATCCTGCTTGACAGTGTCGCCGGCGACACCGTGCGCGTCTACCCGATCGCCACCGCGGAGCGCGGCACCCTGCACATCCGCGTGCGCGCGGAGGGCACGTCCGGCCACGGCTCACGTCCGGTGCCCGAAAACGCGGTGATGAACCTCATCCCGGCGCTGCAGCGGGTGGGCGAGCACCGCTGGCCGCTCGTCCTGACGCCCACAGTGCGCGCCTACCTCGAGCAGACCACGGCGGCGCTCGGCCACTCCGTCGACCTCTGCACCGAGGCCGGGGTCGACGCCGCGATCGACGCGATGGGAGAGGCCGGCACTGTGGCGAGAGCCACCATCCGCTGCTCGGCCACTCCCACCGTGCTGCGCGCCGGGTACAAGGTGAACGTGATTCCCGGTGTCGCGGAGGCGGACATCGACATCCGCTGCCTGCCCGGCACCGAAGACGACACCATGGCCACGATCGACCGGCTGCTCGGCGAGAAGGTCGAGCGCACGTTTCTCTCGCACCAGTCGCCGGTCGAATCGCCCATGGACTCGACGTGGTTCGCGGCGATGGAGGCCGCCCTGGTGCGGCAGGACCCACAGGCCGTGGTCGTGCCGATGTGCATGGGCGGCGGAACGGATGCGAAGGCGTTCGCCCGGCTGGGCATACACTGTTACGGCTTCTCGCCAATGGGCCTCGACCCGGATGGCAGAATACATCAGGGCGTTCACGGTGTGGACGAGCGCGTTCCGGTGGAAAGCGTGCGTCGAGGCCAGCTCATCCTGCAGGATTTTCTGACAAGTCTCTAG
- a CDS encoding ABC transporter substrate-binding protein, with translation MTAQRKVAAGLLAGIVVLAPGALASPAIAATTPAEAPAGTTLKLALTADIDSLNPFKAILASSTSILALQYQNLVAYGSENNAEVPGMAESWKTSDDGTVWTFHLPADREWSDGEPITAQDAEWTFQAIQNNDELKQANGALLTSVEKVEATDDETLVMTLAEPQAPNPGTQLPIMPEHVWSQVDDPAAFMNDTDAVGSGPFTVVNYDKTAGVTMKANPNFWQGEAKISGITFAPYKNSDAAVQALKTGELDVVNGLTPAQFQALENEPGITTNAGTGRRYQAIAINPGTETADGTAMGDGNAALHDVELRRAIAMAIDSATLLEKVMQGLGEEATGEVPAAYPVYQMDDTDLSLAYDPEAANALLDTAGYPMGADGLRVDKNGTPLELRLMGRNTDPIHQQMADYVKPWLKVIGIDVSTVMKASAQVNDDSVLGNYDLYFTGWGMGPDPDFQLSMNQCSSRPNADGTGATSENNFCSADFDALFLEQHSELDQDTRSELVNDAQQMIYDAAVNKVLYYANALEAYRSDRFEPFTTQPAQGGVITGQNGPWGYYSATPVGLASTGSESDAGGNPFVVGVPIALAVIIGAGAFLFIRRRRSTADERA, from the coding sequence TTGACTGCGCAGCGAAAGGTCGCGGCCGGGCTCCTCGCCGGCATCGTGGTGCTCGCCCCCGGCGCCCTGGCCTCCCCGGCGATCGCCGCGACGACACCTGCCGAAGCGCCGGCCGGCACCACGCTCAAACTCGCGCTCACGGCCGACATCGACTCCCTCAACCCCTTCAAGGCGATCCTCGCCTCGAGCACGAGCATCCTGGCCCTGCAGTACCAAAACCTCGTGGCGTACGGCTCGGAGAACAACGCGGAGGTCCCGGGCATGGCCGAGTCCTGGAAGACCAGCGACGACGGAACCGTCTGGACCTTCCACCTGCCGGCCGATCGCGAATGGTCCGACGGCGAGCCGATCACCGCGCAGGACGCGGAGTGGACGTTCCAGGCCATCCAGAACAACGATGAACTCAAGCAGGCGAACGGGGCGCTGCTCACGAGCGTTGAGAAGGTCGAGGCCACCGACGACGAGACCCTCGTGATGACCCTCGCCGAGCCGCAGGCGCCGAACCCCGGCACCCAGCTGCCGATCATGCCCGAACACGTGTGGTCCCAGGTCGACGACCCCGCCGCGTTCATGAATGACACGGATGCCGTGGGTTCCGGCCCGTTCACCGTCGTGAACTACGACAAGACCGCGGGCGTCACGATGAAGGCGAATCCCAACTTCTGGCAGGGTGAGGCGAAGATCTCCGGCATCACCTTCGCGCCCTACAAGAACAGCGACGCCGCTGTGCAGGCGCTGAAGACCGGCGAACTCGACGTGGTGAACGGCCTCACGCCGGCCCAGTTCCAAGCCCTCGAGAACGAACCCGGAATCACGACGAACGCCGGAACCGGCCGCCGCTACCAGGCGATCGCCATCAACCCTGGCACCGAGACCGCCGACGGAACAGCGATGGGCGACGGCAACGCGGCCCTGCACGACGTCGAGCTGCGCCGCGCCATCGCGATGGCGATCGATAGCGCCACCCTGCTCGAAAAGGTCATGCAGGGACTCGGCGAGGAGGCCACCGGCGAGGTGCCAGCGGCCTACCCGGTGTACCAGATGGACGACACGGACCTCTCACTCGCCTACGACCCCGAGGCGGCCAACGCCCTGCTCGATACGGCCGGCTACCCGATGGGGGCCGACGGGCTGCGGGTCGACAAGAACGGCACGCCTCTGGAACTGCGCCTGATGGGCCGCAACACCGACCCGATCCACCAGCAGATGGCGGACTACGTGAAGCCCTGGCTCAAGGTGATCGGCATCGATGTCAGCACCGTCATGAAGGCATCCGCCCAGGTCAACGACGACTCGGTGCTCGGCAACTACGACCTCTACTTCACCGGATGGGGCATGGGACCAGACCCTGACTTCCAGCTCTCCATGAACCAGTGCAGTTCGCGGCCGAATGCCGACGGCACGGGAGCCACGTCGGAGAACAACTTCTGCTCCGCCGACTTCGATGCTCTCTTCCTCGAGCAGCACTCCGAGCTCGATCAGGACACTCGCAGCGAGCTCGTGAACGATGCGCAGCAGATGATCTACGACGCCGCGGTCAACAAGGTGCTGTACTACGCGAACGCTCTCGAGGCCTATCGCTCAGACCGCTTCGAGCCGTTCACCACCCAGCCGGCGCAGGGCGGCGTGATCACCGGCCAGAACGGGCCGTGGGGCTACTACAGCGCCACACCCGTTGGTCTCGCGTCCACCGGATCCGAGAGCGACGCGGGCGGGAACCCCTTCGTGGTCGGCGTGCCGATCGCACTCGCGGTGATCATCGGGGCGGGGGCGTTCCTGTTCATCCGTCGTCGCCGCTCCACCGCAGACGAACGCGCCTGA